From Aquificota bacterium, one genomic window encodes:
- a CDS encoding toprim domain-containing protein gives MLADWIQRLREASKDRAVLVEGKRDKQALSKFGIKNIFTLEGKRFADLPDLLEGYSEVILLFDLDKHGERIKEKVKTLLGSQGYILIEEFREELRAMGILYVEDIYGEKLRIDGPANTG, from the coding sequence ATGCTTGCTGATTGGATACAAAGGCTAAGGGAAGCTTCAAAAGATAGAGCCGTTTTGGTGGAGGGAAAGAGAGATAAACAGGCTCTTTCTAAGTTTGGCATTAAGAACATCTTTACCTTGGAAGGAAAAAGGTTTGCAGACCTTCCCGACCTTTTGGAAGGCTACTCGGAGGTTATACTACTCTTTGACCTTGATAAGCATGGTGAGAGGATAAAGGAGAAAGTAAAAACACTTTTGGGAAGCCAGGGATATATTTTAATAGAAGAATTTAGAGAAGAGTTGCGAGCTATGGGAATTCTTTATGTGGAGGATATCTATGGAGAAAAGCTCCGTATTGACGGCCCTGCTAATACAGGATAG
- the hfq gene encoding RNA chaperone Hfq, translated as MAYRLQEAFLNTARKRRVKVTIYLINGVRLQGRIRSFDLYTILMEDGRQQTLVYKHAITTIIPAERMEIEFEEEGVPGAV; from the coding sequence ATGGCTTACAGGTTGCAAGAGGCCTTTTTGAACACAGCAAGGAAAAGAAGGGTAAAGGTAACTATTTATCTTATCAACGGTGTGAGGCTTCAGGGAAGGATAAGGTCTTTTGACCTATACACTATACTTATGGAAGATGGCCGTCAACAAACCCTTGTTTATAAGCATGCCATAACCACTATAATACCCGCAGAAAGGATGGAAATAGAGTTTGAAGAAGAAGGAGTGCCAGGGGCTGTATAG
- a CDS encoding outer membrane protein transport protein has translation MRKVLAGTALFALAGLSFATNGDNLIGVSPASRGMGGIGVGMPVGPTDSIFRNPAWMSQYKGFNLSFGGILFMPEVKARADLGMGPVSGKSKADFFVVPEVGIVHQINNQLTFGIGAFGVSGMGVDYRNQDPLGTKSRFGFAYPFNDMHTSFQFMRVIPALSYKINDAFSIAGALDLAYGSLDMGAVMCLDPPLCTVVRNLGGGQSQTYGLGFQLGVAYNMGDFVYAGLTYQSPISMTYKRVFDSNGDRVFEDLKLTQPQELAFGLGVKPMDNLKVGMDIRWINWKNAKGYKEFQWKDQWVIAIGGEYKPIPKLALRAGYNYGKSPIRGGAKDTTLNKSIPNLTAPFSDFNIAYFNLIGFPAITEQHITLGLGYEFTKTFSVDLAYKHAFKKTVKATDNSGAGLQIEASNAQNAISIGLNWKF, from the coding sequence ATGAGAAAGGTGTTGGCTGGAACAGCCCTTTTTGCACTTGCAGGACTTTCCTTTGCCACCAACGGAGACAACCTTATAGGTGTTTCTCCAGCCTCAAGGGGTATGGGTGGCATAGGTGTAGGTATGCCCGTAGGACCCACCGACAGCATCTTTAGAAACCCCGCATGGATGAGCCAGTACAAAGGCTTTAACCTGAGCTTTGGTGGAATACTCTTTATGCCTGAGGTGAAGGCAAGAGCAGATCTTGGCATGGGACCAGTTTCTGGAAAAAGCAAAGCAGACTTTTTTGTGGTGCCTGAAGTGGGTATAGTTCATCAGATAAACAATCAATTGACCTTTGGTATAGGAGCTTTTGGTGTTTCTGGTATGGGTGTGGATTATAGGAACCAGGATCCTTTAGGTACTAAGAGTAGGTTTGGCTTTGCCTATCCTTTTAATGATATGCATACAAGCTTCCAGTTTATGAGAGTAATCCCGGCACTTTCTTATAAGATTAACGATGCCTTTTCTATAGCCGGTGCCTTAGATTTGGCTTATGGCTCTTTGGATATGGGAGCAGTTATGTGCCTTGACCCGCCTTTATGTACCGTTGTTAGAAATTTAGGCGGCGGTCAATCCCAAACCTATGGCTTGGGCTTCCAGCTTGGTGTAGCTTATAATATGGGAGACTTTGTATATGCAGGTCTTACCTATCAAAGCCCAATTTCTATGACCTATAAGAGAGTTTTTGATTCCAACGGCGATAGAGTCTTTGAGGACCTAAAGCTCACCCAGCCTCAAGAGCTTGCCTTTGGTTTGGGTGTAAAGCCCATGGATAACCTAAAGGTGGGTATGGATATAAGGTGGATAAACTGGAAGAATGCAAAGGGTTATAAGGAGTTTCAGTGGAAGGACCAATGGGTAATTGCCATAGGTGGTGAGTACAAGCCAATACCCAAGCTCGCCCTAAGGGCTGGTTATAACTACGGAAAGTCTCCTATAAGGGGTGGAGCAAAGGATACAACGCTCAACAAAAGCATTCCCAACCTTACAGCACCCTTTAGTGACTTTAACATAGCCTACTTCAACCTCATAGGCTTCCCAGCTATAACAGAACAGCATATAACCCTTGGTTTGGGCTATGAGTTTACAAAGACATTTAGTGTAGATTTGGCATACAAACATGCCTTTAAGAAAACTGTAAAGGCTACAGATAATTCGGGGGCAGGTTTGCAAATAGAAGCCTCCAACGCTCAAAACGCCATATCCATAGGCCTCAACTGGAAGTTCTAA
- a CDS encoding TolC family protein, whose protein sequence is MVFLLILNLFFFSLSKAGELESLIDYALKNSPRLKVYQSMIESTKHRETYSKSLPNPSLSVGLNNLPLNRPYPNKYEPMSSLSIGISQMYMLPIKREREALMALKERLALLEEEELLKRELIKDIKLSYLEWLYTFKREDVLNRIKREIDTLYKLAEENYKYGKTNLSDLLFLKGEQIKVESELEKVKLERESKKEELDYLVGKRFELKGEEVYFKREEFPEVNLDESLYIKRLKAQREKLVAEVERRKVEYLPDIELMAEYMIRPSMENMFSLRAGVSLPIWKSKREDLLVLEKLEEVKAKDWEIENTRLELRKTLNSLKIEYSRLKEILKWTEELIEEKEKEIKALELAYRYQKADLRDLLRLYRELWELEINRLDVELSIQKIWPRLEVLL, encoded by the coding sequence ATGGTGTTTTTACTCATATTGAATTTGTTTTTCTTTTCTCTATCAAAGGCTGGTGAGCTTGAAAGCCTAATAGACTATGCCCTCAAAAACTCACCAAGGTTGAAAGTTTATCAAAGTATGATAGAATCCACAAAGCATAGGGAAACGTACTCAAAAAGCTTACCAAATCCATCACTATCCGTTGGACTCAACAACTTACCCCTCAACAGACCTTATCCAAATAAGTATGAGCCTATGAGTAGCCTTTCCATAGGCATAAGCCAGATGTATATGCTTCCAATAAAGAGGGAAAGGGAGGCTTTGATGGCTTTAAAAGAAAGGCTTGCACTGTTGGAAGAGGAAGAGTTGCTTAAAAGGGAGCTTATAAAGGATATAAAACTTAGCTACTTAGAATGGCTTTACACTTTTAAAAGGGAAGATGTTTTAAATAGGATAAAAAGGGAGATAGATACCCTATACAAACTGGCTGAAGAGAACTATAAGTATGGAAAGACCAACCTTTCTGACCTTCTTTTCTTAAAAGGGGAACAGATAAAAGTGGAAAGTGAGCTTGAAAAGGTAAAATTGGAGAGGGAGAGTAAAAAGGAAGAATTGGACTACCTTGTGGGTAAAAGATTTGAGCTAAAAGGGGAAGAGGTGTACTTCAAAAGAGAAGAATTTCCAGAAGTGAACTTGGATGAAAGCCTATACATAAAAAGGCTAAAGGCTCAAAGGGAAAAGCTGGTAGCGGAAGTGGAAAGAAGAAAGGTGGAATACCTGCCAGACATTGAGCTGATGGCAGAGTATATGATAAGGCCTTCTATGGAAAATATGTTTAGTTTGAGGGCGGGCGTGAGCCTTCCCATATGGAAAAGCAAAAGGGAAGACCTTCTTGTGTTAGAAAAACTGGAAGAAGTAAAGGCAAAGGATTGGGAAATTGAAAACACAAGACTTGAGCTAAGAAAAACGTTAAACAGTCTTAAGATTGAATACAGCAGGCTAAAGGAGATATTAAAATGGACAGAGGAGCTTATAGAAGAGAAGGAAAAAGAGATTAAAGCCTTAGAACTTGCTTACAGGTACCAAAAAGCAGACCTAAGAGACCTCTTAAGGCTATACAGAGAGTTGTGGGAGCTGGAGATAAACAGACTTGATGTGGAGCTTTCTATTCAAAAGATATGGCCAAGGCTGGAGGTACTGTTATGA
- a CDS encoding 6-carboxyhexanoate--CoA ligase: MLYSLRMRAELEGKHVSGAERIINAEEIEKTIKELLKRPKLYDKMVITIENIKDVEYIPKALPIYSYDFKSVKDAHNFALSMLMKEGVKEEVALKGLELLKKGPNPKGGNMRGAVLMDMESGERLELDQERGIRTVRFDWKDRRLIKRLLKERGIKRFYLERLLDALALATKNIHCGVVAELCWSDDPDYTTGYVAGKTVGYVRIKPMKEEGVPIGGRIYFVKREGFEDLIKCLENRTVLIETL, translated from the coding sequence ATGCTATACAGCCTTAGGATGAGGGCAGAGCTTGAAGGAAAGCATGTATCTGGGGCAGAAAGAATAATAAATGCTGAAGAGATTGAAAAAACCATAAAAGAGCTTTTAAAGAGGCCTAAGCTTTATGATAAGATGGTTATAACCATTGAAAACATTAAAGATGTGGAGTATATACCAAAGGCCTTACCTATTTATAGCTACGATTTTAAAAGCGTAAAAGATGCTCATAACTTTGCCCTTAGTATGCTTATGAAGGAGGGAGTAAAGGAAGAAGTAGCCCTAAAGGGCTTGGAGCTTTTAAAGAAGGGTCCTAATCCAAAGGGTGGCAATATGAGGGGTGCGGTGCTTATGGATATGGAATCTGGTGAGAGGCTTGAACTAGACCAAGAGAGAGGCATAAGAACTGTGCGCTTTGATTGGAAGGACAGAAGGCTTATAAAAAGGCTTTTGAAAGAAAGGGGAATAAAAAGGTTCTACCTTGAGAGGCTTTTGGATGCCTTAGCTTTGGCTACAAAGAATATACACTGCGGGGTTGTGGCAGAGCTATGCTGGAGCGATGACCCAGATTATACAACGGGCTATGTGGCTGGGAAAACCGTAGGCTATGTAAGGATAAAACCAATGAAAGAGGAGGGAGTTCCCATAGGTGGAAGGATTTATTTTGTTAAAAGAGAAGGCTTTGAAGACTTGATAAAATGTCTTGAGAATAGAACTGTTTTGATAGAAACATTATGA
- a CDS encoding glycogen synthase, with the protein MKIVMVASESSAYIKAGGLGDVIHSLAKALIKLGHSLYIIMPKYSKIKASLKGVGQGKVFFDGNWQEFSIYEDIKDHVRYYFIDFPKYYQREHIYATPKGEYEDNPLRFGFLSLASLEVIKSLGIEPSLIHIHDWHTGLLPLYKKLYYPEFERTPTVFTIHNAMHQGIYDPHFIPMLNLPWEVFHPYQGIEFYGKINFLKAGIAFCDILTTVSPSYAEELRHYAYGLEGLIREKKYFFGILNGIDYDIWNPETDKLIKHNYTAKNFSKGKWINKKHLKDIFGLKTRDEKPLVGMVSRLTSQKGLDIVQGIVCEAVREGFDFVFLGSGEERYQEMLIEFMKKHPESVRVRIEYNEELAHKIFAGADMFLMPSLFEPCGISQMIAMRYGTVPIVRTTGGLKDTVVDFVKAPHEGNGFSFEEYSSKDLMHALLKARVFYDMYICDHSKDWAEIIKRCMKRDFSWERSAREYERIYSTAIMLKSYGS; encoded by the coding sequence ATGAAAATAGTAATGGTGGCTTCCGAAAGCTCGGCCTACATAAAGGCTGGGGGACTTGGGGACGTCATACATTCTCTTGCAAAGGCTCTTATAAAGCTTGGCCATAGCCTTTATATAATAATGCCAAAATACTCAAAAATAAAGGCAAGCCTTAAGGGAGTAGGGCAAGGTAAGGTCTTTTTTGATGGCAATTGGCAGGAGTTTAGCATCTACGAGGATATAAAGGACCATGTGAGGTATTACTTTATTGACTTTCCAAAATACTATCAGAGAGAACACATATACGCCACACCAAAGGGAGAGTATGAAGATAACCCTTTAAGGTTTGGCTTTTTATCTTTGGCAAGCCTTGAAGTTATAAAAAGCCTTGGCATTGAGCCGAGTTTGATCCATATACACGACTGGCACACTGGCCTTTTGCCTCTATACAAAAAGCTCTATTACCCAGAGTTTGAACGCACACCCACCGTTTTTACCATACATAACGCCATGCACCAAGGCATTTATGACCCCCATTTTATCCCCATGCTAAACCTACCTTGGGAAGTCTTTCATCCATACCAAGGCATAGAGTTCTATGGCAAGATAAACTTTCTCAAAGCTGGTATAGCCTTTTGCGATATTTTAACCACCGTTAGCCCCTCTTATGCGGAAGAATTAAGGCATTATGCCTATGGCCTTGAGGGCCTTATAAGAGAAAAGAAATACTTTTTTGGGATTTTAAACGGCATAGATTACGACATCTGGAATCCGGAGACGGATAAGCTTATAAAGCATAACTATACAGCAAAAAACTTCTCCAAAGGAAAATGGATAAACAAAAAACATTTAAAAGACATTTTTGGCCTCAAAACCAGAGATGAAAAACCCCTTGTTGGCATGGTCTCAAGGCTAACATCTCAAAAAGGACTGGATATAGTTCAAGGTATTGTATGCGAAGCTGTAAGAGAAGGCTTTGACTTTGTCTTTCTTGGTTCTGGTGAAGAAAGATATCAAGAAATGCTTATAGAATTCATGAAAAAGCATCCAGAAAGTGTAAGAGTTAGGATAGAATATAACGAAGAGCTTGCCCATAAGATCTTTGCCGGTGCGGATATGTTTTTGATGCCCTCCCTTTTTGAACCCTGCGGTATATCTCAGATGATAGCCATGAGGTATGGAACGGTTCCCATTGTGAGGACAACCGGTGGCCTAAAAGATACGGTAGTGGATTTTGTAAAAGCTCCTCACGAGGGCAACGGCTTTTCCTTTGAGGAGTATTCAAGCAAAGACCTTATGCATGCTTTACTTAAGGCAAGGGTTTTTTACGATATGTATATATGCGACCATTCAAAGGATTGGGCAGAGATAATAAAGAGATGTATGAAAAGAGATTTTTCTTGGGAAAGAAGCGCAAGGGAGTATGAAAGGATATACTCCACAGCTATAATGTTAAAAAGCTATGGTTCTTAG
- a CDS encoding glycosyltransferase family 2 protein: MLSVLIRTKNEERNIGRAIRSVLPLADEIVVLDSGSTDRTVEIAKNLGAKVFFKEWEGYDKQLNYGIGLCSKDWILVLDADEEVSSELRESIKKELKNPRYEVYKLCRKTFYLGDFLNHAWYPEWRVRLFKKGKVRFEGELHESVVFEGKAGKLKGDIYHYSYKSLEDQYLKTVKYAKIMANRMKEEGKKFRLYSLIFNPLWHFFKIYFLKLGFLDGVRGFLVAMSGAIYVFLKYKFLYELELKDKKERLW; the protein is encoded by the coding sequence ATGCTGTCCGTTCTAATCCGCACAAAAAACGAGGAAAGAAATATAGGAAGGGCTATAAGGAGCGTGCTACCTTTGGCTGATGAGATTGTGGTGCTTGACTCTGGCTCAACGGATAGGACGGTAGAGATAGCAAAAAACTTAGGTGCCAAGGTATTTTTTAAAGAATGGGAAGGTTATGACAAACAGCTAAACTATGGCATTGGCCTGTGTTCCAAGGATTGGATCCTTGTGCTGGATGCGGACGAAGAGGTCTCAAGTGAGCTAAGGGAAAGCATAAAGAAAGAGCTAAAAAATCCAAGGTATGAGGTTTATAAGCTATGCAGAAAAACCTTTTACCTTGGCGATTTTTTGAACCATGCTTGGTATCCCGAATGGAGGGTAAGGCTCTTTAAAAAGGGTAAGGTTAGGTTTGAGGGTGAGCTTCATGAAAGTGTTGTTTTTGAGGGCAAGGCGGGGAAGCTAAAGGGTGATATATACCACTATTCTTATAAAAGCTTGGAAGACCAGTATTTGAAAACTGTTAAATATGCCAAGATAATGGCCAATAGGATGAAGGAGGAGGGTAAAAAGTTTAGGCTTTACAGCCTTATCTTCAATCCCTTATGGCACTTCTTTAAAATCTATTTTCTAAAACTTGGCTTTTTGGACGGCGTTAGAGGTTTCTTAGTGGCCATGTCTGGTGCCATATATGTGTTTTTGAAGTATAAATTCCTTTATGAGTTAGAATTAAAGGATAAAAAAGAGAGGCTTTGGTAG
- a CDS encoding NAD(P)H-dependent oxidoreductase subunit E: MEFRHVFICVNQRPPGHPMGSCAEKGSRELYQAFMEKVQMDPELFMSTAITPTGCLGPCGLGPTIVVYPDAVWYGNVKPSDVEEIVQSHLKGGKPVERLVVSKGKPPGMF, encoded by the coding sequence ATGGAGTTTAGGCATGTCTTTATATGTGTTAATCAAAGGCCTCCGGGCCATCCCATGGGTTCCTGTGCAGAAAAGGGAAGCAGAGAGCTATACCAAGCCTTTATGGAAAAGGTCCAGATGGACCCAGAGCTTTTTATGAGTACTGCTATAACACCAACGGGCTGTCTTGGTCCCTGTGGGTTGGGTCCCACCATAGTGGTCTACCCAGATGCCGTTTGGTATGGCAATGTAAAACCCTCCGATGTGGAGGAGATAGTGCAAAGCCACCTCAAGGGTGGAAAGCCAGTAGAAAGGCTTGTGGTCTCAAAAGGGAAGCCACCGGGTATGTTTTAA
- the ftsA gene encoding cell division protein FtsA — protein MKLITSLDIGTSKVVALVGEVDSYGDLHVIGIGESPSKGIDKGYVTRLDLAVNSVLTAIKEAQEMAGSKISNVVLGISGPTLKSQNEKDTISISSQPIEIDYTHIERLIERAIMRSKEEGYEVLDAIPRKFILDDQEGVIDPVGLLGSRISAEVHVVKIGSSILKNTEKVVLNAGMEVLGKFLSPLASAEAVLTPEEKEEGVLMIDMGAGLTDFVVFLEGSILVTGCLPIGGSNITKDIAHFMKINVEQAERIKIENGFAYADLVNEAERVKIKPRGEEKEVSISRKQLAEVIQIRLEEIMEKLSDYLNQQGVNLDSLHAGIVITGGSAKLAGMREFLERYFDLPVRIGYPMGVIGLKEKVQDPAYATSVGLIKLAHKSFIFDKRDVFSKGHEKEKKNSTFKNFVDRLMSFFRDII, from the coding sequence ATGAAGCTAATAACATCCTTGGACATAGGCACCAGTAAGGTGGTAGCTTTAGTAGGTGAGGTGGATAGCTATGGTGATTTACATGTAATAGGCATAGGAGAATCACCCTCAAAAGGTATTGATAAAGGTTATGTTACACGTTTAGACCTTGCGGTAAATTCTGTTTTAACAGCTATTAAAGAAGCTCAAGAGATGGCCGGTTCAAAAATATCAAACGTAGTGCTTGGTATTTCTGGCCCAACTCTAAAAAGTCAAAATGAAAAAGATACTATAAGCATATCTTCACAACCTATAGAGATAGATTACACCCATATAGAAAGGCTCATAGAAAGAGCTATAATGCGTTCAAAAGAGGAAGGTTATGAGGTGCTTGACGCCATACCAAGAAAGTTCATACTTGACGACCAAGAAGGTGTTATAGACCCTGTGGGCCTTTTGGGGTCTAGAATTTCTGCCGAAGTTCATGTGGTAAAGATCGGTTCCAGCATCCTTAAAAATACAGAAAAAGTTGTTCTTAATGCAGGAATGGAGGTATTGGGGAAGTTTTTATCACCCCTTGCCTCTGCAGAAGCGGTGCTTACACCCGAGGAAAAAGAAGAAGGCGTACTTATGATAGACATGGGTGCTGGGCTTACAGACTTCGTGGTATTTTTGGAAGGTTCCATACTTGTAACTGGATGTCTTCCTATAGGCGGATCAAATATTACAAAGGATATAGCCCACTTTATGAAGATAAACGTAGAACAAGCGGAAAGAATTAAAATAGAGAATGGCTTTGCTTATGCTGATTTGGTTAATGAGGCGGAAAGGGTTAAAATAAAGCCAAGGGGCGAAGAAAAAGAGGTTAGTATAAGCAGAAAACAATTGGCTGAAGTTATACAGATAAGATTAGAAGAGATTATGGAAAAGCTTAGCGATTATCTAAACCAACAAGGAGTAAATCTTGACTCTCTGCATGCTGGTATAGTTATAACAGGTGGCTCTGCTAAGTTGGCGGGCATGAGAGAATTCTTAGAAAGGTATTTTGACCTCCCTGTAAGAATAGGTTATCCTATGGGTGTTATAGGCCTCAAAGAAAAGGTGCAAGACCCTGCTTATGCTACTTCTGTGGGGCTAATAAAACTTGCTCATAAAAGCTTTATCTTTGACAAGCGTGATGTTTTTTCAAAAGGGCATGAAAAGGAAAAAAAGAACTCTACGTTTAAAAATTTTGTGGATAGGCTTATGTCCTTTTTTAGGGATATAATCTAA
- the rfaE2 gene encoding D-glycero-beta-D-manno-heptose 1-phosphate adenylyltransferase → MVLSLEELLKAIEPLREDKRIVFTNGCFDILHAGHAYYLKKAKEFGDILVVGLNSDESIKRIKGPQRPIVPQEMRAYLLDSLKPVDYVVIFDEDTPERLIKAIRPHVLVKGADWELKDIVGADFVLSYGGKVERVEFKFDISTSHIIKRILENYRELER, encoded by the coding sequence ATGGTTCTTAGTCTTGAGGAATTGCTAAAGGCAATTGAACCTTTGAGAGAAGATAAAAGAATAGTTTTTACTAACGGATGCTTTGATATTTTGCATGCCGGACATGCCTACTATCTCAAAAAGGCAAAGGAATTTGGAGATATTCTCGTGGTAGGCTTGAACTCTGATGAATCCATAAAAAGGATAAAAGGACCTCAAAGGCCCATAGTGCCTCAAGAAATGAGAGCTTATCTTCTTGATAGCCTAAAGCCGGTAGATTATGTAGTTATATTTGATGAAGACACGCCAGAAAGACTTATAAAAGCCATAAGGCCTCATGTGCTTGTAAAGGGTGCAGACTGGGAGTTAAAAGATATTGTAGGTGCGGATTTTGTATTGTCTTATGGTGGCAAAGTGGAAAGGGTTGAATTCAAGTTTGACATTTCCACTTCACACATAATCAAAAGGATACTTGAAAACTATAGAGAATTGGAAAGGTGA
- the ftsZ gene encoding cell division protein FtsZ: MDILNPTRIKVFGVGGGGSNAVNRMYLEGIEGVELFAINTDVQHLASLAVPNKIQIGEKVTKGLGAGAKPEIGEQAALEDVDKIREILRNTDMLFIACGLGGGTGTGAAPVIAETAKDMGILTVAVVTKPFNFEGPKRMHVANEGLEKLKDVVDTYIVVNNQKLVEIADKNFSIKDAFKMVDDVLAKAVMGITNIVVTPALINVDFADVKTVMEKGGLALIGMGEGRGDGRRDYAVEQAISSPLLEGNSIQGARRLLVTLWASEDVPFREVEETIGRIREVAHEDALIIFGAMLESDKENFMRVAVVATDFENAQSLSQLKVVKKPEFKEPIKKAVPESTIEPVQPEIEEIPAYLRRKRKI; this comes from the coding sequence ATGGATATTTTGAACCCTACAAGGATAAAAGTTTTTGGAGTTGGGGGTGGTGGTTCCAATGCGGTAAACAGGATGTACCTTGAAGGTATAGAAGGTGTGGAGCTTTTTGCCATAAATACAGACGTTCAACACCTTGCTTCTCTGGCAGTACCCAATAAGATACAGATAGGTGAGAAGGTTACAAAGGGACTTGGGGCTGGTGCAAAGCCTGAGATCGGAGAGCAGGCGGCTCTTGAGGATGTGGATAAGATAAGGGAAATTCTTAGAAACACAGATATGCTCTTTATAGCCTGTGGGCTTGGTGGAGGAACTGGCACAGGCGCAGCTCCTGTAATAGCAGAAACAGCCAAGGATATGGGCATACTTACGGTGGCTGTGGTAACAAAGCCCTTTAACTTTGAGGGGCCAAAGAGAATGCACGTAGCCAACGAGGGGCTTGAGAAGCTCAAGGATGTGGTAGATACTTACATAGTGGTTAACAATCAAAAACTGGTAGAAATTGCGGACAAAAACTTTAGCATAAAGGATGCCTTTAAGATGGTGGATGATGTGCTAGCCAAGGCGGTAATGGGTATAACTAATATAGTGGTAACTCCGGCACTTATAAACGTAGATTTTGCAGATGTTAAGACTGTTATGGAGAAGGGTGGCCTTGCCCTCATAGGTATGGGTGAAGGTAGGGGCGATGGTAGAAGGGATTATGCGGTAGAACAGGCCATAAGCAGTCCTCTCCTTGAAGGCAACAGCATACAAGGTGCAAGGAGACTCTTGGTAACACTATGGGCGAGCGAGGACGTGCCTTTCAGAGAAGTGGAAGAGACCATAGGAAGGATAAGGGAAGTGGCCCACGAGGATGCCCTTATCATATTTGGTGCCATGCTGGAAAGTGATAAAGAAAACTTTATGAGGGTGGCCGTTGTGGCCACAGATTTTGAAAACGCCCAAAGCCTTAGCCAGTTAAAAGTTGTAAAAAAGCCGGAGTTTAAAGAACCTATAAAGAAAGCTGTGCCAGAAAGCACAATAGAGCCAGTCCAACCAGAAATTGAAGAGATCCCGGCTTACTTAAGAAGAAAGAGAAAGATCTAG
- a CDS encoding ADP-ribosylglycohydrolase family protein produces MDIVLEKFKGTLLGGALGDAIGKSLEDVPFEEVISFYGGAVRGFVEPHPHSPSVGLEPEQTTDETTISILLAESIVEKKSIDPYHFFTKLKEWAGKEESHRYPDPTLITAIDLISSGVGLDDAGLLSSSVEGVLRCTITGLFHYYNPYLSAEAGRLVSLITHRSKEIYDASAIVSALISFLVLESFDLRDLRDRLALIESLKTFIKHDKNKVYLDKVAKLLDSGADEEEAIREIGNSTFVFEALPLSIFLFLRYIEEPLEAFWRGVNACGMVGGDTDAIGYLLGSFVGAYGGLWVFPLELLENLENSQYYISLAEKLYQTTMEFLERRS; encoded by the coding sequence ATGGATATAGTCCTTGAAAAGTTTAAAGGAACTCTTTTGGGTGGCGCTCTTGGAGATGCCATTGGTAAAAGCCTTGAAGATGTGCCTTTTGAGGAGGTGATAAGCTTTTACGGTGGGGCTGTAAGGGGCTTTGTGGAGCCTCATCCTCACAGTCCATCGGTAGGCTTGGAGCCAGAACAAACTACGGATGAAACCACTATAAGCATACTGCTTGCCGAAAGCATAGTGGAGAAAAAGAGCATTGACCCTTATCATTTCTTTACAAAACTAAAAGAATGGGCAGGAAAAGAAGAAAGCCACCGATACCCGGACCCAACCCTTATAACGGCCATAGACCTTATATCCTCCGGCGTGGGCCTTGATGATGCAGGCCTCCTATCTTCTTCCGTGGAGGGTGTGCTTCGTTGCACCATCACAGGCCTTTTCCACTACTATAATCCCTACCTCTCTGCGGAGGCTGGAAGGCTTGTAAGCCTTATAACTCACAGAAGTAAAGAGATTTACGATGCAAGCGCCATAGTTTCTGCCCTTATTTCCTTTTTGGTCCTTGAGAGCTTTGACTTGAGAGATTTGAGGGATAGACTGGCACTCATTGAAAGCCTAAAGACCTTTATAAAGCATGATAAAAACAAGGTTTATCTTGATAAGGTGGCAAAGCTTTTGGATTCTGGTGCAGATGAAGAAGAAGCCATAAGGGAAATAGGAAACTCCACCTTTGTCTTTGAAGCCCTACCTTTGTCAATTTTCCTCTTTTTAAGGTATATAGAGGAGCCTCTTGAGGCCTTTTGGAGAGGTGTTAATGCCTGCGGTATGGTGGGTGGAGACACAGACGCTATAGGATACCTTCTGGGGTCCTTTGTGGGTGCCTATGGTGGCCTATGGGTTTTCCCTTTAGAACTTCTTGAAAATTTGGAAAATTCCCAGTATTATATTTCTTTAGCAGAAAAACTTTACCAGACAACTATGGAATTTTTGGAAAGGAGGAGCTAA